A single region of the Nitrosomonas sp. Is79A3 genome encodes:
- a CDS encoding amino acid ABC transporter substrate-binding protein, whose amino-acid sequence MKRPASDIKLFTNLLGRLLLAPLGKFVLIPILSAFIGIIIVSRITDWWTGADSYYIYLVGDHRNNPAIAEIFEGFRDMPCDSGDILILGEGINNVPIKAKCVDDQDDPVKARQISDNLAARKDTLMVIGHVKSTQTKAALPAYLLQATPPVPVILTMETNPQLIPVKKSDQESLIDYSPLFRLWPTDDEQAARAGQFAAENKNSILWVVEDEHNPVYSKYLALKFVEWVQKKNEKAMKVALWSNNMSVPSAETLKKLNIDFVFFAGDWSNALILINQIKRLLPNQKITLFLSDAAADEELLDNGKDDLIQLNVHLTFPLKRKLYSETSDNGFKFIGKDARSIVNWLIDETRQHYATESRERASFKYWAMLLLNRHEIEDARSVLNARMEKAVRDDKIFEGKLDRYQFIRDNGKNILAQWHIWKVEKVKKDGQYQYQFIDAE is encoded by the coding sequence ATGAAAAGACCCGCTTCAGACATAAAGCTCTTCACCAACTTACTGGGCCGTTTATTGCTCGCGCCATTGGGTAAATTTGTATTGATACCCATCCTATCGGCTTTTATTGGCATCATCATTGTGAGCCGGATCACTGATTGGTGGACTGGCGCGGATAGTTATTATATTTATCTTGTGGGTGATCACAGGAATAATCCGGCCATTGCTGAAATATTTGAAGGTTTCCGGGATATGCCGTGTGATAGTGGAGACATACTCATTCTGGGTGAAGGCATTAACAATGTGCCCATCAAGGCCAAGTGTGTGGATGACCAGGACGATCCTGTCAAGGCGCGTCAAATCTCTGACAATCTTGCGGCGCGCAAAGACACACTTATGGTTATCGGACATGTCAAGAGCACGCAGACGAAAGCGGCATTACCCGCATATCTTCTGCAAGCGACGCCCCCTGTTCCAGTGATCCTCACGATGGAAACCAATCCGCAGTTGATCCCCGTAAAGAAATCGGATCAAGAATCATTAATCGATTATAGTCCGCTATTTCGCCTGTGGCCAACGGATGATGAACAGGCAGCCAGGGCTGGGCAGTTTGCCGCCGAGAATAAAAACTCCATCTTGTGGGTCGTGGAAGATGAACACAATCCGGTTTACTCCAAGTATCTGGCACTTAAGTTTGTTGAATGGGTACAAAAAAAGAATGAAAAGGCAATGAAGGTGGCACTCTGGTCAAACAACATGTCGGTGCCGTCGGCAGAAACACTCAAGAAACTCAATATCGATTTTGTTTTCTTCGCTGGAGACTGGTCAAACGCACTGATACTAATCAATCAGATCAAACGATTACTCCCGAATCAGAAGATAACACTTTTTCTGAGCGATGCCGCAGCGGATGAAGAACTGCTCGACAACGGCAAAGACGATTTGATTCAGTTAAATGTCCATCTGACCTTTCCACTCAAGCGGAAGCTGTATTCTGAAACTAGTGATAACGGTTTCAAGTTTATTGGAAAAGATGCCCGCTCGATTGTTAACTGGTTGATTGATGAAACGCGCCAGCATTACGCGACGGAAAGCCGCGAGCGTGCATCATTCAAGTATTGGGCGATGCTTCTCTTAAATAGACATGAGATTGAGGATGCACGTTCCGTATTGAACGCGAGAATGGAAAAAGCCGTGCGTGATGATAAAATATTTGAAGGCAAGCTAGACCGCTACCAGTTTATCCGTGACAATGGTAAAAACATACTGGCGCAATGGCATATCTGGAAGGTGGAAAAAGTCAAAAAAGACGGACAATATCAATATCAATTTATCGACGCCGAATGA
- a CDS encoding endonuclease/exonuclease/phosphatase family protein, whose translation MRNILFVVILSIAASSGCAGQSLGKEDGDEPLVQCADVANRKHLNILSINLLFSEIETRDQRLEAIAEFAAKTPVDIILLQEAVGGTLAHTANSALDLQGKLSARMRNYELYTAFETGLPGLLAVANAVLSRCEIDFKITKRLPRASELEFQGHDIKLPRNVMMARINIPGSGKMNIYNTHLCAKCSADELSAQLNVLLPFIEKVEAFFPQDNPVILGGDFNIDRFRTDPFEERLFYDRVIEAGFTDAYAQNRSLENLCADAGQADKHCTVGVSNLDAGDAARRIDYIFVNKIKNIRENRVVFNTLIDPNQPTVSDHAGVFISVVLP comes from the coding sequence ATGCGAAACATTCTTTTCGTCGTAATTCTCAGTATTGCAGCTTCATCCGGTTGCGCCGGTCAGTCCCTTGGAAAGGAAGATGGAGACGAGCCACTGGTCCAATGCGCTGATGTTGCAAATCGCAAGCATTTGAATATCCTATCCATCAATCTTCTTTTCTCCGAGATTGAAACACGTGATCAGCGTTTAGAAGCTATTGCCGAATTTGCAGCAAAAACACCTGTCGATATCATTCTGCTTCAAGAAGCTGTTGGCGGCACTTTAGCTCATACGGCTAATAGTGCGCTGGATCTTCAGGGAAAGCTTAGTGCCAGAATGCGCAATTACGAATTGTATACGGCATTCGAGACCGGTTTGCCCGGTCTACTGGCGGTGGCCAATGCAGTGCTGAGCCGCTGTGAAATTGATTTCAAGATTACCAAGCGTTTGCCGCGCGCTTCTGAATTAGAATTTCAGGGACATGACATCAAACTGCCGAGAAACGTGATGATGGCACGCATTAATATTCCCGGCTCTGGAAAAATGAATATTTATAATACCCATCTTTGTGCAAAGTGTTCTGCGGATGAGCTCAGTGCTCAACTGAACGTATTACTACCTTTCATCGAGAAGGTAGAGGCATTTTTCCCGCAGGATAACCCTGTCATTCTTGGCGGGGACTTCAATATCGACCGTTTCCGCACTGATCCCTTCGAGGAACGGCTTTTTTATGACAGAGTCATTGAAGCTGGTTTTACCGATGCCTATGCTCAAAACCGTTCATTAGAAAATCTATGCGCAGATGCCGGGCAAGCTGACAAACATTGCACAGTGGGTGTTTCAAATTTGGATGCGGGAGATGCTGCCCGGCGCATTGACTATATTTTTGTAAATAAAATAAAGAACATACGTGAAAATCGAGTTGTTTTTAACACGCTTATTGATCCCAATCAACCTACCGTGTCCGATCATGCCGGTGTCTTTATTTCAGTAGTCTTGCCATGA
- a CDS encoding ABC transporter permease, translating into MTLTDTLQTSFKTVVSYRIRSLLIVLAMALGVAAVVVLTALGDGARNYVINQFSSIGTNLLVVLPGRAETSGSFLGAVLGQTPRDLTLKDAQLLGRLPQVRRYAPLNVGAAELSAANRLREVTVLGSTANLIPIRHMKLAQGSFLAHGTERSAQIVLGAKIANEFFPRSQAIGQRVRLGDNRFLVSGVLASQGESMGFNTDEIVIIPIDYAQALFNTTSLFRILIEAKSHSEIESAKQAILATMRQSHDGEDDTTVITQDAILATFDRVLQALTLAVAGIAAISLIVAGILVMNVMLVSVNQRTAEIGLLKAIGATSADIRRLFFAEAVWLSLAGAILGFLLGQFGSLMLRLAYPQLPAWAPAWASIAGILVALITGILASLLPASQAARLDAVKALGKK; encoded by the coding sequence ATGACACTCACTGATACGCTGCAAACTTCATTTAAAACCGTAGTGAGCTATCGCATCCGCTCACTGCTGATCGTATTGGCGATGGCGTTGGGTGTGGCGGCGGTGGTTGTGTTAACGGCTCTGGGCGACGGCGCCAGAAACTATGTGATCAACCAATTCTCTTCCATTGGCACCAATTTGCTCGTAGTGCTTCCCGGGCGCGCAGAAACTTCCGGATCATTTTTAGGCGCGGTATTAGGTCAGACACCGCGCGATTTAACCTTAAAAGATGCGCAATTACTGGGCCGGTTGCCGCAAGTCCGGCGCTATGCCCCGCTCAATGTCGGTGCCGCGGAGCTTTCTGCTGCCAATCGGCTGCGTGAAGTCACAGTTTTAGGTAGCACGGCCAATTTAATACCGATCCGTCATATGAAACTGGCACAAGGAAGTTTCTTGGCGCATGGCACCGAGCGCAGCGCTCAAATTGTTTTAGGTGCAAAAATAGCCAATGAATTTTTTCCCCGCAGCCAGGCTATCGGACAACGTGTCCGGTTAGGCGACAACCGGTTTTTAGTCTCCGGCGTTCTGGCATCGCAAGGTGAATCAATGGGTTTCAATACCGATGAAATCGTTATCATCCCGATTGACTATGCCCAAGCACTATTCAATACCACCTCATTATTTCGTATTCTGATCGAAGCCAAAAGCCACAGTGAAATTGAATCCGCCAAACAAGCCATTTTGGCGACCATGCGGCAAAGTCATGACGGTGAGGATGACACGACGGTCATTACACAAGACGCCATCCTCGCCACCTTTGACCGGGTTTTACAGGCATTGACTTTGGCCGTCGCCGGCATTGCCGCGATCAGCTTGATTGTTGCCGGTATTTTAGTGATGAATGTGATGCTGGTTTCGGTCAACCAGCGCACAGCGGAAATTGGCCTACTGAAAGCCATCGGCGCAACATCCGCCGACATCCGCCGCTTATTTTTTGCTGAAGCAGTTTGGTTGTCGTTGGCTGGCGCTATTTTGGGATTCTTACTGGGACAGTTTGGCAGCCTGATGTTGCGTTTGGCCTATCCGCAACTTCCCGCCTGGGCACCCGCTTGGGCCTCGATTGCCGGTATTCTTGTCGCACTGATCACCGGCATTCTGGCGAGTTTGTTACCCGCCAGCCAAGCGGCCCGATTGGATGCTGTGAAAGCATTGGGTAAAAAATGA
- a CDS encoding ABC transporter ATP-binding protein has protein sequence MIRLTAITRTFHMGDQAVYALNNINLHIAAGEYVSIMGPSGSGKSTLLNIIGLLDKPDSGSYELDDRLITDLSETEQAQIRREKIGFVFQSFHLVPRLTAAENIELPLILSGMPSAQRQNLVNDALQAFELKERAHHRPAELSGGQRQRVAIARATIMHPSVILADEPTGNLDHQIGAEVMLLLENLHHTGTTLIVVTHDRELGSRAHRQIGMRDGKILTDQADDTH, from the coding sequence ATGATCCGCCTGACAGCCATTACCCGCACATTTCACATGGGTGACCAGGCGGTTTATGCACTCAATAACATCAATCTGCATATCGCTGCAGGTGAGTATGTTTCGATCATGGGTCCTTCCGGCTCCGGGAAATCCACGCTGCTGAATATTATCGGTTTGCTGGATAAACCCGATAGCGGTAGCTATGAATTGGATGACCGGCTGATTACCGATCTGTCGGAAACGGAGCAGGCGCAAATCCGCCGGGAAAAAATCGGTTTTGTTTTTCAATCGTTCCACCTGGTTCCTCGCTTAACGGCTGCAGAAAATATCGAATTACCTTTGATTCTAAGCGGCATGCCATCTGCGCAACGCCAAAACCTTGTGAATGATGCCTTGCAAGCATTTGAGCTTAAAGAACGTGCACATCACCGTCCAGCCGAACTTTCCGGCGGGCAGCGTCAGCGTGTGGCGATTGCGCGTGCCACGATTATGCATCCCAGCGTCATTCTGGCCGATGAGCCCACCGGCAATCTGGATCACCAGATCGGCGCTGAAGTCATGCTGCTGCTGGAAAATCTGCATCACACGGGCACCACGCTGATTGTCGTCACGCACGATCGTGAATTGGGTTCGCGCGCGCATCGCCAAATCGGCATGCGCGACGGAAAGATATTGACGGATCAAGCCGATGACACTCACTGA
- a CDS encoding efflux RND transporter periplasmic adaptor subunit: MPPIKKPLRLISLAIAVIAIALASWYFTRPKPLEVELATIATGNVEASIVNTRAGTIRSCQRSNLAPITGGQIAKIWIKEGDHVQKGQVLLELWSQDLQAQRELAQRQLTMAQERRRETCILAENARRESVRTQQLVAQGFVSSQRAEDADANARSRQASCDATISDIKRAEAQIRVAQAGVDRTVISAPFSGVIAHISGELGEFTTPSPPGIPTPPTIDLIDDSCLYVTAPMDEVDAPKIKIGQEARITLDAMPDKIFPGKIRRVAPYVTEIEKQARTVDIEVDFLQIPTDTLLVGYSADVEVVLERKDNVLRIPTQAIRQNNKVWMIDANNRLVEQQLETGLSNWSFTEIRSGLKAGDRVLISFDQDNIKDGVAVQPKKSQ; encoded by the coding sequence ATGCCGCCGATCAAAAAACCGCTACGATTAATCAGCCTTGCCATTGCAGTGATCGCAATCGCGCTTGCCAGCTGGTATTTCACCCGGCCCAAGCCGCTGGAAGTGGAATTGGCTACTATCGCAACCGGCAATGTCGAAGCGAGCATTGTCAACACGCGCGCGGGCACGATTAGATCCTGCCAGCGATCCAATCTCGCACCCATTACTGGCGGACAAATTGCCAAAATTTGGATCAAAGAAGGCGATCACGTGCAAAAGGGTCAGGTTTTGCTGGAACTATGGAGTCAGGATCTTCAGGCGCAGCGTGAACTGGCGCAGCGGCAACTCACGATGGCGCAGGAACGCCGCCGCGAAACCTGCATCCTGGCGGAAAACGCCCGGCGTGAATCGGTACGCACGCAGCAATTGGTTGCGCAAGGCTTTGTCAGTTCACAGCGCGCAGAGGATGCCGATGCCAATGCACGTTCCCGGCAGGCCAGTTGTGATGCAACCATCTCCGATATCAAGCGCGCCGAAGCGCAAATTCGCGTCGCTCAGGCGGGAGTGGACCGAACCGTCATTTCCGCACCTTTTTCGGGTGTCATTGCACATATCAGCGGCGAATTGGGTGAATTCACCACGCCCTCACCGCCCGGTATCCCAACCCCGCCGACGATTGATCTGATCGACGACAGTTGTTTATACGTCACTGCGCCGATGGATGAAGTCGATGCACCCAAAATTAAAATAGGGCAAGAGGCACGCATCACGTTGGATGCGATGCCGGATAAAATTTTCCCTGGAAAAATCCGTCGTGTTGCACCGTATGTGACTGAAATTGAAAAACAGGCACGAACAGTGGATATCGAAGTGGATTTTCTGCAGATCCCAACCGATACCTTGCTGGTGGGCTACAGCGCCGATGTCGAGGTTGTTCTTGAGCGCAAAGACAATGTCCTGCGCATTCCGACACAAGCCATCCGGCAAAATAACAAAGTCTGGATGATTGATGCCAATAACCGCTTAGTCGAGCAGCAACTGGAAACCGGACTGAGCAACTGGAGCTTCACCGAAATTCGCAGTGGTTTGAAAGCAGGCGATCGCGTGCTGATTTCATTTGATCAGGACAACATCAAAGACGGTGTTGCCGTGCAACCCAAAAAATCCCAATGA
- a CDS encoding DNA mismatch repair protein MutS: protein MIDIWRKKFILSDSDRPTTVDDIRPTEADYEALDPKTFEAIEAEALFRTIDQTKTENGRLALYRSIARPALDAQVLQQKQIALREMESNPALYNALTHYVGKITSGEKSLKHLLYGEFSGGLATDAPSSRSDKLEFGGYGYRQYQDGTQFAVDLVEKAEALPRPQSAYLRTLLNAIHDFGQARTFALMQGPVYSMGGKFKPRKEKTSFDLYSRFHPSLFKIMPMLLSLAAGYGLLFFMEILMPALGTSYLFYGILALTLPVFPIVLLAIGVSDRDSIIYPLRKQFRESPELAKAIEALGLLDELLSFVRYGQACTGDKVLPEILDEKQHRLTVSQARNPLLIKNMPDYVPNDIHLDLAGRVLIITGPNSGGKTAYCKTIAQIQLLGQIGCYIPATQGQLVPAEHIYYQVPDPGQLSAAMGRFGHELQRTREIFFNATPRSLVVLDELSEGTTFEEKMTISEYILKGFHKLGASTLLVTHNHELCELLQKDGIGRYLQVEFMPQGPTHRLVAGISKVSHADRVASAIGFSQKDVEAHLERQGGIS from the coding sequence ATGATTGATATTTGGCGCAAGAAATTCATCTTATCCGATTCCGATCGACCCACGACGGTCGATGATATCCGCCCAACCGAGGCGGATTATGAAGCATTAGACCCGAAAACGTTTGAAGCGATAGAAGCCGAAGCGCTGTTTCGCACGATTGATCAAACAAAAACCGAGAACGGACGATTGGCGTTGTACCGGTCTATCGCCCGTCCTGCTCTGGATGCACAGGTATTGCAACAAAAGCAGATTGCGTTGCGTGAAATGGAATCGAATCCGGCGCTCTATAACGCGCTGACTCATTATGTCGGCAAAATCACTTCTGGAGAGAAATCTCTGAAACATCTTCTGTATGGCGAATTTTCAGGCGGCTTGGCTACCGATGCGCCGAGTTCACGCTCGGACAAGCTGGAATTTGGCGGCTACGGCTACCGGCAATATCAAGACGGTACCCAATTTGCAGTCGATCTGGTTGAGAAAGCCGAGGCACTGCCACGCCCGCAATCCGCTTATTTACGTACACTGCTGAATGCGATCCATGATTTTGGCCAAGCGCGCACGTTCGCGCTGATGCAAGGCCCGGTTTATTCGATGGGGGGCAAATTCAAACCAAGAAAAGAAAAAACCAGTTTTGACCTGTATTCACGCTTCCACCCTTCTTTGTTTAAAATTATGCCGATGCTCCTTTCCCTTGCCGCCGGATATGGCCTTCTGTTTTTCATGGAAATTTTGATGCCTGCATTGGGCACCTCGTATCTCTTTTACGGTATCTTGGCGCTCACTTTGCCGGTGTTTCCAATTGTTCTGCTGGCGATTGGTGTATCCGATCGCGATTCGATCATATATCCGTTGCGCAAACAATTCCGCGAAAGCCCGGAATTGGCCAAGGCGATCGAAGCATTGGGATTGCTCGATGAGCTGTTGTCTTTTGTCCGCTATGGGCAAGCGTGTACCGGAGACAAAGTATTGCCGGAAATTCTCGATGAAAAGCAGCACCGGCTGACCGTCAGTCAAGCGAGGAATCCGCTACTGATTAAGAACATGCCGGATTATGTGCCGAACGATATCCACCTGGATCTGGCAGGCCGCGTACTGATCATCACCGGCCCGAATAGCGGTGGTAAAACGGCATACTGCAAAACCATCGCGCAAATCCAATTACTCGGGCAAATCGGCTGCTACATTCCCGCCACGCAAGGTCAATTGGTTCCAGCCGAGCATATTTATTACCAAGTCCCCGACCCCGGCCAGCTCAGCGCCGCAATGGGGCGCTTCGGCCATGAACTCCAGCGTACGCGCGAAATATTCTTCAACGCCACCCCGCGCAGCCTGGTGGTACTCGATGAATTATCCGAAGGCACAACGTTTGAAGAAAAAATGACCATTTCGGAATATATCTTAAAAGGATTTCATAAACTCGGCGCAAGCACTTTGCTGGTCACGCATAACCACGAACTTTGTGAGCTGCTGCAAAAAGACGGCATTGGCCGCTACCTGCAAGTCGAATTCATGCCGCAAGGCCCGACGCACCGTTTGGTCGCGGGCATCTCCAAAGTCAGCCATGCGGATCGTGTTGCTAGTGCGATTGGGTTTAGTCAGAAGGATGTTGAGGCGCATTTGGAGCGGCAGGGTGGTATATCATGA
- a CDS encoding BrnA antitoxin family protein, which translates to MKAEYDLSKMKLRKNPYAAKLKKSVTMRLSEDVISYFRKMADETGVPYQSLINLYLRDCVIQHRKIDISWQAESKC; encoded by the coding sequence ATGAAGGCGGAATATGATTTGTCAAAAATGAAGTTGCGTAAAAATCCGTATGCCGCCAAACTCAAGAAATCTGTGACGATGCGCTTGAGCGAAGATGTCATTAGTTATTTTAGAAAAATGGCCGACGAGACAGGGGTGCCTTATCAAAGTCTCATCAATTTGTATTTAAGAGATTGTGTAATTCAACATAGAAAGATTGATATTTCTTGGCAAGCCGAGTCAAAGTGTTAA
- the sucC gene encoding ADP-forming succinate--CoA ligase subunit beta translates to MKIHEYQAKEILRKYGVVTPKGIACFSVDEAVKAAQQLGGEVWAVKAQIYAGGRGKGGGVKVARSLDEVRQRAGEILGMRLVTHQTGPEGQIVHRLFIEQGVHIEKEFYVGMVIDRGRQRVCLMASSEGGMEIEKVAAETPEKIHKVFIDPIAGLSQQQAEEVALKIGIPAQSVPQAVTLLQGLYQAFDDTDSSLLEINPLTLTAEKQVIALDAKMNFDDNALFRHPEIVALRDLDEEDPVEIEASKHELSYIPLDGNIGCLVNGAGLAMATMDIIKLYGGNPANFLDVGGGATAEKVTEAFKLMLRNPKLQAILVNIFGGIMKCDVIAQGVVAAAREVQLTVPLVVRLEGTNVDLGKKILADSGLTIISAENMADAAQKAVSAAKTKSSS, encoded by the coding sequence ATGAAAATTCACGAGTATCAGGCAAAAGAGATTTTGCGGAAATATGGGGTTGTTACGCCGAAAGGCATTGCTTGTTTCAGTGTTGACGAAGCCGTGAAAGCTGCGCAGCAACTGGGTGGTGAGGTGTGGGCGGTGAAGGCGCAGATTTATGCCGGCGGGCGCGGTAAGGGCGGTGGGGTGAAAGTTGCTAGGTCGTTGGATGAGGTGCGGCAACGTGCGGGGGAGATTCTGGGCATGCGGCTAGTGACGCATCAGACCGGCCCGGAAGGGCAGATCGTGCATCGGCTTTTTATCGAACAGGGTGTTCATATCGAGAAAGAATTTTATGTTGGCATGGTGATCGACCGCGGCCGTCAGCGCGTGTGCCTGATGGCAAGTTCGGAAGGCGGCATGGAGATCGAAAAAGTCGCGGCTGAAACGCCGGAGAAAATTCATAAAGTGTTTATTGATCCGATTGCGGGGCTCAGTCAGCAGCAAGCCGAGGAAGTTGCATTAAAAATCGGCATTCCTGCGCAAAGTGTGCCGCAAGCGGTTACGTTGTTGCAAGGTCTGTACCAGGCTTTTGATGACACCGATTCGTCGTTGCTGGAAATTAATCCGCTAACGTTAACTGCTGAGAAACAGGTGATTGCGCTCGATGCCAAAATGAATTTTGACGACAATGCCTTGTTTCGTCATCCGGAGATTGTCGCGCTGCGCGATCTGGATGAGGAAGACCCGGTTGAGATTGAGGCATCCAAACACGAGTTATCGTACATTCCATTGGATGGCAATATCGGCTGCCTGGTGAATGGTGCGGGACTGGCGATGGCAACGATGGATATCATTAAATTGTACGGCGGCAATCCTGCGAATTTCCTCGATGTCGGCGGCGGCGCGACGGCGGAGAAGGTGACCGAGGCGTTTAAGTTGATGCTGCGTAATCCCAAGTTGCAAGCGATTCTGGTGAATATTTTCGGCGGCATCATGAAATGCGATGTGATTGCGCAAGGTGTGGTGGCAGCAGCGCGCGAGGTGCAGTTGACCGTGCCGTTAGTGGTGCGCCTGGAGGGCACCAATGTGGATCTCGGGAAAAAGATTCTCGCCGATTCCGGTTTGACGATCATCTCGGCGGAAAACATGGCCGATGCAGCGCAGAAAGCAGTCAGCGCGGCCAAAACCAAGTCATCGTCGTGA
- the sucD gene encoding succinate--CoA ligase subunit alpha, translating into MSILINRNSRVMTQGITGKTGQFHTRMCRDYANGKECYVAGVNPRKPGEDFEGIPVYASVKEAKQQTGANVSVIYVPPSFAAAAIDEAVEAELDLVICITEGIPVRDMLRTRYKMQGKRTRLIGPNCPGIITPDELKIGIMPGYIHKKGRIGVVSRSGTLTYEAVAQLMALGLGQSTCIGIGGDPVNGLKHLDVLQLFNEDDETDAVLMVGEIGGTDEEDCARWVKDNMRKSVVGFIAGVTAPPGKRMGHAGAIISGGKGTAQEKLEVMESCGIKVTRNPAEMGKLLKSAL; encoded by the coding sequence ATGTCTATTCTGATTAATCGCAACAGCCGCGTGATGACGCAGGGCATTACCGGTAAAACCGGGCAATTCCATACACGTATGTGCCGTGATTATGCAAACGGCAAGGAGTGCTATGTCGCAGGCGTGAATCCGCGCAAACCCGGAGAGGATTTTGAAGGCATACCGGTTTATGCATCTGTCAAGGAAGCCAAACAGCAAACCGGTGCGAATGTTTCCGTCATTTATGTGCCGCCGTCTTTTGCCGCAGCGGCGATAGATGAAGCCGTAGAAGCCGAACTGGATCTGGTGATTTGCATTACCGAAGGCATTCCGGTGCGCGATATGCTCCGCACGCGCTACAAAATGCAGGGTAAGAGAACCCGGCTAATCGGCCCGAATTGTCCGGGAATCATCACGCCGGATGAACTCAAGATCGGCATTATGCCGGGTTACATTCATAAAAAAGGCCGCATTGGCGTGGTTTCTCGTTCGGGCACATTGACCTATGAAGCCGTGGCACAACTGATGGCGCTGGGATTGGGGCAATCCACTTGTATCGGAATCGGCGGTGACCCGGTAAATGGACTGAAGCACCTCGACGTTTTGCAATTATTCAATGAAGATGACGAAACCGATGCCGTACTGATGGTCGGTGAAATCGGCGGCACCGACGAAGAGGACTGCGCGCGCTGGGTGAAAGATAATATGCGAAAATCAGTCGTCGGATTTATCGCCGGCGTGACCGCGCCACCCGGTAAGCGCATGGGACATGCCGGGGCGATTATTTCAGGCGGTAAGGGAACGGCACAAGAAAAACTGGAAGTGATGGAATCCTGCGGTATCAAAGTCACCCGCAATCCGGCTGAGATGGGAAAATTGTTAAAATCGGCTTTATAA